DNA from Arthrobacter sp. PvP023:
AGGACGCTGCCGTCCTGATTGCGTGACTCGCCCAGCTCCCGGTTCTGTGCCGACAAAAGGCGCCGCTCGGCGTCGGCTGCCGCGAACTGGGCGCTGACCTCCGAGAGGCGGGCCGAAACGCCGTCGAAGTCCTGCTCCAGGGCCACGCTGCGCCGCCGGAGCACCACGTAGGTGGAGGCTGCGCCAATCACGGCGCCGAGAATCAGCATCAGCAGGGCAAGTATCAGTGCAAAAGCGTCCATGTGTTCACTTTGGCACGGGCCCCTGACATTTTTGGCGCAGACGCACGCGCCTGTCATGGTCCGAGGCGATCAGGAACCAACGGACGCAGGGCTCCGGCCCGATTGCCGGTAGAATTAGTGCTCGTGGCTCTTACTATTGGCATCGTCGGACTGCCCAACGTCGGCAAATCAACCCTTTTCAACGCACTGACCCGCAATCAGGTGCTCGCGGCGAACTATCCGTTCGCCACGATCGAGCCGAACGTCGGTGTGGTCAACCTGCCGGACCCGCGGCTCGCCAAGCTGGCCGCCGTCTTCGGATCCCAGCGACTGCTGCCTGCTCCGGTGTCGTTCGTCGACATCGCCGGGATCGTCAAGGGTGCGTCGGAGGGCGAAGGCCTGGGCAACAAGTTCCTCGCCAACATCCGTGAGGCCGAGGCCATTGCCCAGGTTGTCCGCGTGTTCGATGACCCCGACGTCATCCACGTCGACGGCAAGGTGGATCCGCGCTCGGACATGGAGACGATCAACACCGAACTGATCCTGGCTGACCTTCAGACCATTGAAAATGCCATTCCCCGGATCGAAAAAGAAGTCAAGATCAAGAAGCGCGACGCGGCCGAACTGGCCGCCATCAAGGCGGCGCAGGCCGTGCTCGAACGCGGCGACACCATCTTCTCCTCGATCAAGAGCGACAAGCTCGAAATGGAGCACCTCAAGGAGCTCGGCCTGCTCACGGCCAAGCCGTTCATCTACGTCTTCAACGCTGACGAAGGAATCCTCGGCGACCCCGGGAAGCAGGAAGAACTGCGGGCCATGGTTGCCCCGGCGGACGCCGTCTTCCTCGACGCCAAGCTTGAATCGGACCTCGTGGAACTGGACGAGGAAGAAGCCCGCGAGATGCTGGAAATGAACGGCCAGGACGAATCGGGCCTCGACCAGCTGGCACGGGTCGGCTTCCACACCCTCGGGCTGCAGACCTACCTGACGGCAGGACCCAAAGAGACACGCGCCTGGACCATCCACCAGGGTGACACGGCACCGCAGGCCGCCGGTGTGATCCACTCCGACTTCCAACGCGGCTTCATCAAGGCCGAAGTCGTCTCCTTCGACGACCTCATGGAGGCCGGTTCCATGGCCGAGGCAAAGGCCCGCGGCAAGGTCCGCATCGAAGGCAAGGAATATGTCATGGCCGACGGCGACGTGGTGGAGTTTCGCTTCAACGTGTAGCAGCAGCACCCAAAAGTCAGTGATTGAGCATTAACGGTGAAAGCCCCGATTCCATAGAATCGGGGCTTTTGTTGTGATTGGACCCGCCCTCCGGGCTGGTGTTCCGCGCCCGGCTTCCTTAAGAATTAAAACGGCTCCGCCTGTCCATTGTTGCAGCTCGGTAACAACCTTTACTCACGGGCAACTTTGGTCCCATGCGCATTCTTTTCGGGTCTAGGCTACTGCTCATGTGAGACGAGCCACATTCTCACTGGGGGAATGGGCGGTCTGGCCGGCGCCTACAGCGGCGGTCTTTTCAACACCACAGAAACATAGGAGGCGGAATGCGCTTAGGTCGTATTTCCAAAGCGGTAGGCGTCGCGGCTGCTGCCGCGCTAGCTCTCAGCGCCTGCGCCGGCAACAGCGGCGGGACAACCCCGTCAAGCGCTACTGCCGGCAAACAGGGTGGTTCAGCCACGGTGGTCGAGGTGAACGCGTTCAACACGTTCAATCCGAACACTGCCGATGGCAACACGGACATCAACTCAAAGATCAGCTATGCCACCCACTCGGGTTTCTACTACATCGACAACCAGCTGAACGTTGTACGCAACGAGAAGTTCGGCAAGATGGAAAAGACTTCCGATGATCCCCTGACGGTGAAGTACACCATCAATGAGGGAGTCAAATGGTCCGACGGTACGCCGGTAACGGCGGCTGACCTCCTGCTGCAATGGGCGGCCTTCTCGGGTTACTACGACGATGCCGACTCCGAGGCGAAGACCGGCACATCCTACTTCTCCTACGCCGGCGATCCCACCGGTCTCAAGCTCACTGACTTCCCCGAAATCGGTGACAGCAACCGTTCCATGACCATCAAGTACTCCAAGCCCTTCGCTGACTGGGAAACCATCCTTGGCGGTCCCGGGATCGACATCGCAGCGCACGTCCTGGCCAAGAAAGCCGGCCTGACCGACGCGCAGGCCCTGGTGGACTACCTGAAGGAGAAGCCGAAGGGTGATCCCAAAGCCCCGAAGCCGGCCGACGAGAAGCTGAAGGCCATGGCGGATCTTTGGAACACCGGTTTCGACACCAAGACCCTGCCGTCTGACCCGAGCCTCTTCCTCTCCAACGGCCCGTACATCGTCAAGAGCGTCACGCAGGACCAGTCCCTGACGATGGTCCGCAACAAGGACTACAACTGGGGCCCGGAAGCCAGCCTGGACGAAATCACGGTCCGCTACATCGGTTCCGCGCCGGCGCAGGTGCAGGCACTTAAGAACGGCGAAGCGGACATCATTGCTCCGCAGGCCTCAGCAGATACCATCGAGCAGCTCAAGGCGCTTGAAAGCCAGGGTGTCACCGTTGAACAGGGCAACCAGCTTTCCTACGACCACATCGACCTGAACTACTCGGGTCCCCTGGCCGAAAAGAGCGTCCGCGAGGCGTTCATGAAGACCGTCCCGCGCAAGGACATCGTGGACAAGATCGTGAAGAAGCTCGACCCGGAGGCCAAGCCGCTGGACTCGCAGCTGTTCGTTCCTGCCCAGGCGGCCTACGCTGATTCGGTCAAGAACAACGGTTCTTCCGCATACCAGGACGTGGACATCGACGGTGCCAAGGCGCTCCTCGCCGGCAAGACGCCTGAGATCCGCATCATGTACAACAAGGACAACCCCAACCGCGTTGACGCCTTCTCCCTGATCCGCGAGTCGGCCACCAAGGCCGGCTTCAAGATCGTTGACGGCGGCCTTGGCAAGTCTGACTGGGGCAAGGCCCTCGGCGACGGCAGCTACGATGCCACCATCTTCGGCTGGATCAACCCGGGTGTCGGCGTTTCCGGCGTGCCGCAGATCTTCCGCAGCGGCAACGGATCGAACTTCAACCAGTTCAGCGATCCGGAAGCTGACAAGCTGATGGACGAGCTGATCGTCACCACCGATCGCAGCAAGCAGGATGAGCTCAGCAAGGAGATTGACAAGAAGATCTGGGAGTCCGCCTACGGCCTTCCGCTCTTCCAGTCCGTCGGAGTTGACGCCTACAGCGACCGGATCACGGGCGTGAAGTTCATGCCGAACCAGACCGGTGTCTGGTGGAACTTCTGGGAGTGGGCTGAGAAGTAGAGCCCCCGCTCAACGAGCAAACAGCAGGTGAAGGCGCCGGGACAAATGCACGAACGTCCCGGCGCCTTCGCCGGCAGCACCGGCACTCTGCCGGCTTTCCGCCCACCTCACTCGGGAAGCCGGACTGATTCTGCGATGGGCGCGGTGAGATCCCGGCCCGGATATCGAGGCTTTCCACCATGGTGACGTACATCGTCCGGCGACTGATTACGGCCGCACTTATACTTCTCGGGGCATCATTCCTCGTGTATCTCCTGACAGCGTCGTCGGGGGATCCGCTGGAGGAGTTCCGCGCCAGCAGCGCTCCGAACAAACAACAGCTCATGGACTCACGCAGCCAGCTCCTTGACCTGGATACTCCGGCACCCCTCAGGTACTTCAAGTGGCTCAGCGGAGCAGCCAGGTGCCTGGTCCCTTTCGGCAGCTCCTGTGACCTCGGAAAGAACATCGCCGGACAGCCGATTACCGATGCGCTCGGATTTGCGCTGGTGCAAACCCTGACACTTGTCACCGGCGCCACGATTCTGGCAATCCTCATCGGTATCGCGCTGGGCATCATCACGGCGCTTCGGCAGTACAGTGCCCTGGACTACGGCGTGACGTTCATGGCCTTCCTCTTCTTCTCGCTCCCCATTTTCTGGGTTGCGGTGCTGTTGAAGGAATACGGGGCCATCGGTTTCAACGATTTTCTCCGCAATCCTGAGATTCCGCTGCCGGTGGCACTCGGGATCGGGGCCATCGCAGGCCTGATAGTTGCCGTTGCCGTAGGCGGGGCAGCCCGCCGCCGCATCGTTTCAGGCGGTACCGTGTTCCTCGCGGTCAGCCTTATCCTGATCTATTTCTCTGTTGTCCAGTGGTTCCGGAACCCCGGCCTTGGACCGGTGGTCATAGCAATTGCCGGGGTGGGCCTCGCATTCGCCGTCACCCTCCTGGTGGCGGGGCTCAAGAACCGGAAGGCGCTGCAAGCGTCGCTGATCGTTGTGGCAGTTGGACTGGTGGCGTACTTCGCAGTCCAGCCGCTCCTGAACCAGGCGACGGCCGTCATGATCGTCCTGCTGGGCATCGCGACCGTCGGCGTGGGCGTAGCCGTGGGCTACCTGATGGGCGGCTACGACCGGGGCCAGTCCATGCGGGCTGCCGGCATAACTTCCTTCCTGGTAGGCGGGCTCGTCCTCATGGACCGCTTCATGCAGGCCTGGCCCAGCTACTTCAGCAACAGCAGGGTCCGGGGCAGGCCGATCGCCACCATCGGTGCGGGCACCCCCAACATCCAGGGCGACTTCTGGATCCTGACACTGGACACGTTCACCCACCTGATTCTCCCGACCATGGCCCTCATCCTTGTTTCGCTGGCAAGCTACACGCGGTTCACCCGATCGTCCATGCTGGAAATCATGAATATGGACTACATCAGGACAGCCCGGGCCAAGGGCCTCTCTGAAAGGTCCGTGGTGATGGGACATGCGTTCCGCAACGCACTGATTCCCATTGCCACCATCGTTGCTTTTGATATCGGGGCGCTCATAGGCGGAGCCGTCATCACGGAGACCGTGTTCTCCGTTCGAGGCATGGGTTTCCTCTTCCTGGACGGCATCATGCATACGGACCCAAACCCGGTCATGGGCGTATTCGTATGCGTGGCAGTGACCGCGATGGTGTTCAACCTGATCGCAGACCTTGCGTATTCCGCACTCGATCCCCGCGTAAGGATTAAGGCATGAGCCAGCCAACCCAGCAGGAAGAATTCCTCGCCGAGCACTCACACCCCAGGCCGCCGGGTGCGTCCCTTGAGCCGGACGCAAAGGGGCTGAGCCAGGGACAAATAGTACGTAAGCGGTTCCTGGGCCACAGCGGAGCCATTGCAGGCCTGTTCATTTTTGCCATCATCTTTTTGATGGCGTTCACTTCAGTGGGCTGGGCCGGAATTCCGGGCTGGTGGAAATACAACCACCTGGACGTCTCACCGCTCGTCAATGACGGCGTTCCGACCGCGTCCTTGTGGCCGCCGGCCTGGGGCGAACACCCGTTCGGGCAGGACCGCATCGGCCGCGACCTCTTCGCCATGACCATGCGTGGAGCCCAGCAGTCCATCATCATCATGCTCCTCATCGGGACCATCGCTGGCCTGCTCGGCACCGTGGTAGGCGGCCTGTCGGGTTATTTCCGAGGTTGGGTCGAGGCCGTGCTGATGCGGATCACCGATGTCATCATCATCATCCCCGTGCTGCTGCTCGCCGCCGTAGTCGCCCAGAGCGTCAACCGCCGGGACCAGGGAGGCTGGTTTTCGGGTTTCGCGGCCAGCAACGGCATCCTGATCCTTGGCATCTTCCTTGGCCTCGTCAGCTGGGTTGGCCTCGCCCGGCTGATGCGCGGGGAGTTCCTCACGCTGCGTGAGCGGGAGTTCGTCGATGCGGCACGCATCTCGGGCGCCAGCAATTCACGGATCATTTTCAAGCACATCCTGCCCAATGCCATCGGTGTGCTGATCGTTAACGTGACCCTGACCATGTCCGCTGCCATCCTGCTGGAAACGGCCCTGAGCTACCTCGGCGTCGGCGTGAAATCCCCGGACACCTCACTGGGCCTGCTGATCTCACAAAACCAGGAAGCATTTGCCACCCGGCCATGGCTGTTCTGGTTCCCCGGGCTCTTCATTGTCCTGATCTGCCTCAGCATCAACTTCATCGGCGACGGACTTCGCGATGCGTTCGATCCGCGGCAGAAGAAGTTCAACGCCAAGAAGGCCAAGGACGTGAAGCCTGCTGAGGTGCGGAAGGCCCCCGCTGCAGCAGCCGACGGCTCTGCGGGCGACTGAATGCGCCCTGTCCGGGCATCCGCCCTACGGAACTGCCACGCCCCAGTAGCTGGCGGCCAAGAGCACGGCAGTGGCGGCAATGGCCGTCCAGCGGAAGGTCACCCTGACAGCCGTTGCTTCGGCATTTCCCGCGTCCAGGGCGCCCGTTTCGACCAGCTCTTCCCAACGTCCGCGAACCAGCCGGGCCGCTTGGCCGGAATCGGTGGTCTTCAGGTCCCCGGGACGCACGGACTTTCCCGGTCCGTAGGTCGCGGAAGGAAGGCCCTTGAGATCCTCGGGACGGGCGTTGCGCCCACCCCAGATGCCCGGCGCGGGTGCAGCCCACGAGACATAGTTCCGTGCAGGCGTGACCAGCGTCAGCGCGTACCGGGTGTCGACGTTCACGAGGGCGGACCACGGGACGTCGACGGAGCGGAACGGATTCTCCAGCGTGATGCCGCCGTCGTGGATCACCACAGCGGGCATCCAGAACAGCAGCCAGCCCAGGAAGCCGACCAGCAGCAGCGGGCCTGTGCCCAGAAGCGCCGCCGGCTCTCCGGCCGCCGCAGTGACGGCGAGGCCAAGTGCTGCGACCAGCCAGGACAGCCAGGCGAACCACTTGTTGGTGCGGGCTTTGAAGACTTCAACATTTCCGGCGTGCGGCACACTGCTCATGCCCCTAATAATTCAGGATTCCAGGCCACAGCACTAATCTTCAGTGCAGTCGTGGCCTGGGCGGAAGGGAACGCGTCATGACTGACAACATCACCCCTAACCAGGACACCGCCCCGGCACAGGATCCCGCCAAGGGCGCAGTTGTCCTTGAGGTCCGCGATCTCAGCGTTGACTTCGGCGTGGACAAGAAGTGGGTGCCCGCGGCCATCGGCCTGAACTACGAGGTCAGGGCAGGCGAAGTCCTGGCCATTGTGGGGGAGTCCGGTTCCGGCAAGAGTGCCAGCTCCATGGCCCTCCTGGGCCTCCTGCCCAGCAACAGCCGGGTGTCCGGCAGCGTCCGGCTCTCCGGTAAAGAATTGCTCGGCGCTAACGCAGCCAACATCCGCGAGGTCCGCGGCAAGGATGTGGCCGTGATCTTCCAGGAGCCGATGACCGCCCTCAACCCGGTATACACAGTTGGGGCGCAGATCGTGGAGACGGTGCGGCTCCACAACGAAGTTTCGCCTGAGCAGGCCAAGGAGCGTGCCTTGCGGATGCTGGAACTGGTGGAGCTCCCGGACCCGGAGAAGGCCTTCAGGTCCTACCCGCACCAGTTGTCCGGAGGCCAGCGGCAACGGGCCATGATCGCGCAGTCACTGTCCTGCGATCCCAAACTCCTTATTGCCGACGAGCCCACGACTGCCTTGGACGTGACGGTCCAGGCCGAAATCTTGGACCTCATGCGCAACCTCCGGAACAAACTGGACAGCGCCATCGTGCTCATTACCCATGACATGGGTGTAGTGGCGGACCTTGCCGACCGGATCGCCGTGATGCGGCAGGGTCTGATTGTCGAGACGGGAACGGCCGAACAAATCTTCCGCAACCCCCGGCACGAGTACACCCAGGCTCTCCTGGCGGCAGTGCCGCACCTCGGCCAAGGAGGTGCGGAGCCCGGCGAAGAGGTGGACGTCACTGCCGCGCTGGCTGCCGCTACACACGCCGAACTCGAATCGGTGGACCACGCGGAACTGGCCCGGCGCGAACGCGAGAACGCTGCGGCGCTGGCTGCTGCGGCTGCGGAACGGCCCCAGGGCGAGCCTGTCCTTGAACTGACCGATGTGGCGATCGAGTACCCCAAACAGGGCCGTGTGCCGGCTTTCAGGGCCGTCGAAGGCGCAAACCTCGTGATCTACCCGGGCCAAGTGGTTGGGCTGGTCGGCGAATCAGGTTCAGGCAAGACCACCATCGGCCGGGCGGCCGTGGGGCTGCTTCCGGTCGCCGCCGGCACCATGCGGGTCGTAGGCCAGGACATCTCCGCCGCCAAGAAAAACGGCAAACAGCTGCACCAGGTCCGCCGCCACATCGGCATGGTGTTCCAAGACCCGTCCTCGTCGCTGAACCCGCGCCTTCCGATCGGCGAGAGCATCGGCGAACCGATGTTCCTTGCCGGGGAAGCCAAGGGAAGCGGGCTGCAGAAGCGGATCGAGGCCCTGCTTGACCAGGTTGAGCTGCCGCGGAGCTACCGCAACCGGTACCCGCATGAACT
Protein-coding regions in this window:
- the ychF gene encoding redox-regulated ATPase YchF; protein product: MALTIGIVGLPNVGKSTLFNALTRNQVLAANYPFATIEPNVGVVNLPDPRLAKLAAVFGSQRLLPAPVSFVDIAGIVKGASEGEGLGNKFLANIREAEAIAQVVRVFDDPDVIHVDGKVDPRSDMETINTELILADLQTIENAIPRIEKEVKIKKRDAAELAAIKAAQAVLERGDTIFSSIKSDKLEMEHLKELGLLTAKPFIYVFNADEGILGDPGKQEELRAMVAPADAVFLDAKLESDLVELDEEEAREMLEMNGQDESGLDQLARVGFHTLGLQTYLTAGPKETRAWTIHQGDTAPQAAGVIHSDFQRGFIKAEVVSFDDLMEAGSMAEAKARGKVRIEGKEYVMADGDVVEFRFNV
- a CDS encoding ABC transporter family substrate-binding protein, with amino-acid sequence MRLGRISKAVGVAAAAALALSACAGNSGGTTPSSATAGKQGGSATVVEVNAFNTFNPNTADGNTDINSKISYATHSGFYYIDNQLNVVRNEKFGKMEKTSDDPLTVKYTINEGVKWSDGTPVTAADLLLQWAAFSGYYDDADSEAKTGTSYFSYAGDPTGLKLTDFPEIGDSNRSMTIKYSKPFADWETILGGPGIDIAAHVLAKKAGLTDAQALVDYLKEKPKGDPKAPKPADEKLKAMADLWNTGFDTKTLPSDPSLFLSNGPYIVKSVTQDQSLTMVRNKDYNWGPEASLDEITVRYIGSAPAQVQALKNGEADIIAPQASADTIEQLKALESQGVTVEQGNQLSYDHIDLNYSGPLAEKSVREAFMKTVPRKDIVDKIVKKLDPEAKPLDSQLFVPAQAAYADSVKNNGSSAYQDVDIDGAKALLAGKTPEIRIMYNKDNPNRVDAFSLIRESATKAGFKIVDGGLGKSDWGKALGDGSYDATIFGWINPGVGVSGVPQIFRSGNGSNFNQFSDPEADKLMDELIVTTDRSKQDELSKEIDKKIWESAYGLPLFQSVGVDAYSDRITGVKFMPNQTGVWWNFWEWAEK
- a CDS encoding ABC transporter permease, whose amino-acid sequence is MVTYIVRRLITAALILLGASFLVYLLTASSGDPLEEFRASSAPNKQQLMDSRSQLLDLDTPAPLRYFKWLSGAARCLVPFGSSCDLGKNIAGQPITDALGFALVQTLTLVTGATILAILIGIALGIITALRQYSALDYGVTFMAFLFFSLPIFWVAVLLKEYGAIGFNDFLRNPEIPLPVALGIGAIAGLIVAVAVGGAARRRIVSGGTVFLAVSLILIYFSVVQWFRNPGLGPVVIAIAGVGLAFAVTLLVAGLKNRKALQASLIVVAVGLVAYFAVQPLLNQATAVMIVLLGIATVGVGVAVGYLMGGYDRGQSMRAAGITSFLVGGLVLMDRFMQAWPSYFSNSRVRGRPIATIGAGTPNIQGDFWILTLDTFTHLILPTMALILVSLASYTRFTRSSMLEIMNMDYIRTARAKGLSERSVVMGHAFRNALIPIATIVAFDIGALIGGAVITETVFSVRGMGFLFLDGIMHTDPNPVMGVFVCVAVTAMVFNLIADLAYSALDPRVRIKA
- a CDS encoding ABC transporter permease, giving the protein MSQPTQQEEFLAEHSHPRPPGASLEPDAKGLSQGQIVRKRFLGHSGAIAGLFIFAIIFLMAFTSVGWAGIPGWWKYNHLDVSPLVNDGVPTASLWPPAWGEHPFGQDRIGRDLFAMTMRGAQQSIIIMLLIGTIAGLLGTVVGGLSGYFRGWVEAVLMRITDVIIIIPVLLLAAVVAQSVNRRDQGGWFSGFAASNGILILGIFLGLVSWVGLARLMRGEFLTLREREFVDAARISGASNSRIIFKHILPNAIGVLIVNVTLTMSAAILLETALSYLGVGVKSPDTSLGLLISQNQEAFATRPWLFWFPGLFIVLICLSINFIGDGLRDAFDPRQKKFNAKKAKDVKPAEVRKAPAAAADGSAGD
- a CDS encoding PH domain-containing protein, encoding MSSVPHAGNVEVFKARTNKWFAWLSWLVAALGLAVTAAAGEPAALLGTGPLLLVGFLGWLLFWMPAVVIHDGGITLENPFRSVDVPWSALVNVDTRYALTLVTPARNYVSWAAPAPGIWGGRNARPEDLKGLPSATYGPGKSVRPGDLKTTDSGQAARLVRGRWEELVETGALDAGNAEATAVRVTFRWTAIAATAVLLAASYWGVAVP
- a CDS encoding ABC transporter ATP-binding protein translates to MTDNITPNQDTAPAQDPAKGAVVLEVRDLSVDFGVDKKWVPAAIGLNYEVRAGEVLAIVGESGSGKSASSMALLGLLPSNSRVSGSVRLSGKELLGANAANIREVRGKDVAVIFQEPMTALNPVYTVGAQIVETVRLHNEVSPEQAKERALRMLELVELPDPEKAFRSYPHQLSGGQRQRAMIAQSLSCDPKLLIADEPTTALDVTVQAEILDLMRNLRNKLDSAIVLITHDMGVVADLADRIAVMRQGLIVETGTAEQIFRNPRHEYTQALLAAVPHLGQGGAEPGEEVDVTAALAAATHAELESVDHAELARRERENAAALAAAAAERPQGEPVLELTDVAIEYPKQGRVPAFRAVEGANLVIYPGQVVGLVGESGSGKTTIGRAAVGLLPVAAGTMRVVGQDISAAKKNGKQLHQVRRHIGMVFQDPSSSLNPRLPIGESIGEPMFLAGEAKGSGLQKRIEALLDQVELPRSYRNRYPHELSGGQKQRVGIARALSLKPKLMVADEPTSALDVSVQAKVLELFQNLQKDLGFACLFVTHDLAVVDVLADRICVMQRGRIVEQGTRDQILRNPQEPYTQRLLAAVPLPDPEKQRERRELRAQLLASGVE